The following are from one region of the Petrotoga mobilis SJ95 genome:
- a CDS encoding metal-dependent transcriptional regulator, with protein sequence MAENISESLENYLRAIYILHIDGKIPRVRDISRILSVKDASSVEAIRKLEKHGYVKHERYGYVKLTEKGLLNAEKVYRRYIILIDFFVNVLGLSKEEAYTLSCGIEHHMNDNFYISLDGLMLFLKRNPIELTEAKKFISNYKKKMPHDFKTSLWDLNISESAKIYDISGDSILRKNIMDKGIYPGLTLKVIKKTDDMIEILVNEKVINLTSHESKHIIIGNLN encoded by the coding sequence TTGGCTGAAAATATCTCAGAAAGTTTGGAAAATTATTTGAGAGCGATTTATATTTTACATATCGATGGAAAAATACCAAGAGTAAGAGATATTTCAAGAATATTATCCGTAAAAGATGCTTCCTCAGTTGAAGCTATTAGAAAACTAGAAAAGCATGGATACGTTAAACATGAACGGTATGGTTATGTAAAACTTACGGAAAAAGGGTTGCTTAATGCCGAAAAGGTTTATAGAAGATACATAATTCTTATAGATTTTTTTGTCAACGTATTAGGACTTTCAAAAGAAGAGGCATATACCCTGTCTTGCGGTATTGAGCACCACATGAATGATAATTTTTATATTTCTTTAGATGGATTAATGTTATTCCTTAAAAGAAACCCCATAGAATTAACGGAAGCAAAGAAGTTTATTTCAAATTATAAGAAAAAAATGCCTCATGACTTCAAAACTTCTCTCTGGGATTTGAATATATCAGAATCTGCAAAAATATACGATATTTCAGGAGATTCTATATTACGGAAAAACATAATGGACAAAGGTATATATCCTGGTTTAACTCTAAAAGTAATAAAAAAAACCGATGACATGATCGAAATTTTGGTTAATGAAAAAGTAATCAATCTTACGTCACATGAATCAAAGCATATAATAATAGGAAATCTAAATTAA
- a CDS encoding purine-nucleoside phosphorylase, translated as MTTKIEKASQYIKESTEIKPILGLILGSGLGYIADQVENPKVIEYKDIPFFPQSTVVGHEGSLVIGTIEGIPVMILKGRFHAYEGIELKDIVFPIYVMKDLGVKGLIITNAAGGINKTFSPGDIVVDVDFINFTFKNPLRGPNLDEFGPRFPSLVEPVDKNWVKSVIEKCKKDNIELKEGTYLWTLGPSYETPSEIRMFDKYEADLVGMSTLPEVMAANHVGLKVISFSAVTNMAAGILPQPLKHEDVLRITEKIKGKFEKVVYNAIKLF; from the coding sequence ATGACCACTAAAATCGAAAAAGCTTCTCAATATATTAAAGAAAGTACAGAAATAAAACCAATTTTAGGATTAATATTAGGCTCTGGCCTTGGATACATAGCGGACCAGGTAGAAAATCCAAAGGTGATTGAATACAAGGACATTCCTTTTTTTCCACAATCAACTGTAGTAGGACATGAAGGGTCTTTAGTCATAGGTACTATAGAAGGTATCCCTGTCATGATATTAAAAGGACGATTTCATGCTTATGAAGGAATTGAACTAAAAGATATTGTTTTTCCTATTTATGTGATGAAGGATTTAGGAGTTAAAGGTCTGATAATAACGAATGCAGCTGGTGGAATTAACAAAACATTTTCTCCAGGTGATATAGTGGTAGACGTCGATTTCATAAATTTTACATTCAAAAATCCTTTAAGAGGCCCTAATTTAGATGAGTTTGGCCCCAGATTCCCTTCTTTAGTTGAGCCTGTCGATAAAAATTGGGTAAAAAGCGTTATCGAGAAATGTAAAAAAGATAATATAGAGCTCAAAGAGGGGACTTATTTATGGACTTTGGGTCCATCTTATGAAACCCCTTCTGAAATTAGAATGTTCGACAAATATGAAGCAGACCTAGTAGGAATGTCAACCTTACCAGAAGTGATGGCGGCGAATCATGTAGGCTTAAAAGTTATCTCATTTTCTGCAGTTACCAATATGGCTGCTGGTATTCTCCCACAACCTCTAAAACATGAAGATGTTCTTAGAATAACTGAAAAAATAAAGGGAAAGTTTGAAAAGGTCGTATACAACGCTATTAAATTATTTTAA
- a CDS encoding DHH family phosphoesterase: MSENLKEIVEEISKNDNILIVGHILPDGDDVSSLVSMTLGLEKLGKKVTAAIDDEIPEYLLQFPLVKSKIKKFEDVEKIIYKNYDIMVILDCSSPDRIGRFEKYLNAFHVLLIDHHVTNTYFGNLNWVDPSMASTAQMVYRILTSLNVEYDKELATMNLLGVATDTGFFKYQNANVLVFKDVTGLIEKGANISDISNTILDNIPLEQIYLYKDVISNLKLALNGQIAYSLLSLDMFSKYNVLPKDSPSFVENLRSIRGVEIAIVFQEYEKGSYHVSLRSKKWADVSKIALNFGGGGHPRAAGFSIETNDIKQTMEEIVDYIAKTIPNHNPNPAFQ, encoded by the coding sequence TTGTCTGAAAATCTAAAAGAGATTGTAGAAGAGATAAGTAAAAATGATAATATTTTGATAGTAGGCCACATACTCCCAGATGGAGATGATGTAAGTAGTTTAGTATCGATGACCTTAGGATTAGAAAAATTAGGAAAAAAAGTGACGGCGGCGATCGACGATGAAATCCCGGAATATCTTTTACAATTTCCTTTGGTTAAATCGAAGATCAAAAAATTTGAAGATGTTGAAAAAATAATTTATAAAAATTACGATATTATGGTAATTTTAGACTGCTCATCACCGGACAGAATAGGAAGATTTGAAAAATATTTAAATGCTTTTCACGTTCTTTTAATCGATCATCACGTAACAAATACATATTTTGGAAATTTAAATTGGGTAGACCCTTCGATGGCTTCAACAGCTCAAATGGTTTACAGAATTTTGACTTCTTTAAATGTTGAATACGACAAAGAACTAGCAACAATGAATTTATTGGGAGTAGCAACCGATACCGGCTTCTTTAAATATCAAAATGCCAACGTTTTAGTTTTTAAAGATGTTACTGGGTTGATTGAAAAAGGAGCAAATATTAGCGATATTTCAAATACTATATTAGATAACATACCATTAGAACAAATCTACTTGTATAAAGACGTCATTTCCAATCTTAAACTAGCCTTAAATGGCCAAATTGCTTATTCTTTATTATCCTTGGATATGTTCTCTAAATACAACGTTTTACCAAAAGATTCCCCTTCATTTGTGGAAAACCTTCGATCCATCAGAGGCGTGGAGATCGCCATCGTATTTCAAGAATATGAAAAAGGTTCTTATCATGTTTCGTTGAGATCCAAAAAATGGGCAGATGTATCAAAGATTGCTCTCAATTTTGGTGGGGGAGGTCATCCGCGCGCAGCAGGATTTTCAATTGAAACAAACGATATAAAACAAACAATGGAAGAAATTGTAGATTACATTGCTAAAACAATTCCAAATCACAATCCTAACCCAGCCTTTCAATAA
- a CDS encoding Na+/H+ antiporter subunit E, whose amino-acid sequence MAYIFLFTIWSVLINDFSDLSLVLGVFVVISTIRITNLFFKNTTYGTIQILVYSLGSLLKMYKNAFAFLPLIILKRYSGLSHIDVKGKSDFEKAAIANSISLTPKTLVLFEEDDKLIVHKVSSNPEEAHRADNIWKDDII is encoded by the coding sequence ATGGCATACATTTTTTTATTTACAATTTGGAGCGTTCTAATTAATGATTTTTCTGATCTTTCTCTAGTATTAGGAGTTTTTGTTGTTATAAGTACAATTAGAATAACCAACTTGTTTTTTAAAAATACCACTTATGGGACGATACAAATATTGGTGTACAGTTTAGGAAGCCTTTTAAAAATGTATAAAAATGCATTTGCTTTTTTGCCCTTGATCATCTTAAAAAGGTACTCTGGTTTATCTCATATAGACGTTAAAGGAAAATCAGATTTTGAAAAAGCCGCAATAGCAAATTCAATCTCATTAACTCCTAAAACACTTGTTTTATTTGAAGAAGATGATAAATTAATAGTTCACAAAGTTTCTTCAAACCCTGAAGAAGCTCATAGGGCAGATAATATTTGGAAGGACGATATAATCTGA
- a CDS encoding monovalent cation/H+ antiporter complex subunit F translates to MILIKLILSKSKWEKVLSYSSFSSKAVILMLVFSLISDQLFLLDVIIIFLILNIWGVLIASAYLERGGNKR, encoded by the coding sequence ATGATTTTGATTAAATTAATATTGTCAAAATCAAAATGGGAAAAGGTACTTTCCTATTCTTCATTTTCTTCAAAAGCGGTGATTCTGATGTTAGTTTTTTCCCTTATCTCTGATCAACTTTTTCTGTTAGACGTTATAATTATATTCTTAATTCTCAACATCTGGGGTGTTTTGATAGCTTCAGCTTACCTGGAGAGAGGTGGTAATAAAAGATGA
- a CDS encoding cation:proton antiporter, producing the protein MIANLLMGIGIIFLFSGTLGLFTMEDFYSKIQAIGISDTVGIISVIISLMLKYPENMARLLMLSIFILVLNPAISSIIAYHAAKSGEKVGRKIK; encoded by the coding sequence ATGATTGCCAACCTTTTAATGGGAATAGGAATTATATTTCTTTTTTCAGGAACTTTAGGGTTGTTTACTATGGAGGATTTCTATTCTAAAATTCAAGCTATCGGGATATCAGACACAGTAGGAATAATCTCAGTTATAATCTCACTGATGCTCAAATATCCAGAAAACATGGCAAGATTACTCATGTTATCTATCTTCATTCTAGTTTTAAATCCAGCAATCTCCTCAATAATCGCTTATCACGCTGCAAAATCAGGTGAAAAGGTGGGCAGAAAAATCAAGTGA
- a CDS encoding Na(+)/H(+) antiporter subunit B, giving the protein MSYSIIFLFLSLIVLSLYILSQKSYVNVIIGYGVFSVATSVLFFLLNAPDVAFVEITIGAAFVIFIYLIAIKKAAEVKVYYIETPYMIEEKEGNLYGFEYELIKEFLERKGLDADFIKVDAKDPMENINDHGEILAGGIILEDNNFENIIPSKGILLSKLYAVGQPNKTCLGIFISNLNSKNFENLDDDFIIDAVRFRKMVMEEETLLSKKIEIIKDTSYKILFYRRDKSLARDFDKFLEEIKSDTAYYENLVRKYIG; this is encoded by the coding sequence GTGAGTTATTCTATAATTTTTTTGTTTTTAAGTTTAATCGTTCTTTCATTATACATATTATCACAAAAAAGCTATGTTAACGTGATCATAGGCTACGGAGTTTTTTCTGTAGCTACTTCTGTACTATTTTTTCTTCTGAATGCGCCGGATGTGGCTTTTGTTGAAATAACCATTGGTGCTGCTTTTGTTATTTTTATATATCTAATTGCCATAAAAAAGGCCGCTGAGGTAAAGGTCTATTACATCGAAACACCTTATATGATAGAGGAAAAAGAAGGAAATTTATACGGATTTGAATACGAATTGATCAAGGAATTTTTAGAAAGAAAAGGTTTGGATGCTGATTTCATAAAAGTTGATGCTAAAGATCCTATGGAAAACATAAATGACCACGGAGAAATTCTGGCTGGAGGAATAATTTTAGAAGATAATAATTTTGAAAACATAATACCTTCCAAAGGTATTTTATTATCAAAATTATACGCTGTTGGCCAACCTAACAAAACTTGTTTAGGAATTTTTATTTCAAACTTAAACTCAAAAAACTTTGAAAATTTGGATGATGATTTCATAATTGACGCCGTAAGATTCAGAAAAATGGTTATGGAAGAAGAAACGTTACTATCCAAAAAGATAGAAATTATTAAAGATACTAGTTACAAGATACTCTTTTATAGAAGAGATAAATCTTTAGCAAGGGACTTCGACAAATTTTTGGAAGAAATAAAAAGTGACACCGCATACTATGAAAACCTTGTTAGGAAGTATATAGGATGA
- a CDS encoding MnhB domain-containing protein — protein sequence MKKYLVLTLTIIIFLVLALNLKVGDMKSSYEPSEILAENGSTNMVSAIVLDYRIYDTFFEILVFTVVIIGISEFIGKIPTVASDDQQIIYDTPIIKVITPIIFQIIVLISLYIAITGHIAPGGGFAAGTILGTGFLAVSLVRPTDEIENLFIKSKIEKLKMLVPLFIIIYGLLGYTWGDSIFSNFHLNGYPGELASGGSAILLNFLIYFEVFGGSWTILYRFLKHKGLL from the coding sequence ATGAAAAAATACCTTGTTTTAACCTTGACAATCATTATTTTCTTAGTTCTTGCATTAAATTTAAAAGTTGGAGATATGAAAAGTTCCTATGAACCTTCTGAAATCCTTGCCGAAAATGGATCAACTAATATGGTTTCTGCTATTGTTCTTGATTACAGGATATATGACACCTTTTTTGAAATATTAGTTTTTACGGTGGTAATCATTGGTATTTCCGAATTTATAGGGAAAATTCCAACGGTTGCTTCCGACGACCAACAGATAATATACGATACACCAATCATAAAGGTTATAACTCCAATAATTTTTCAAATAATAGTTTTAATCTCTCTTTATATTGCGATAACCGGACATATAGCCCCTGGTGGCGGATTTGCTGCAGGGACTATTTTAGGAACAGGTTTTCTAGCTGTTTCCTTGGTAAGACCAACAGATGAAATAGAAAACTTGTTTATAAAATCTAAAATCGAGAAGTTAAAAATGTTGGTTCCTTTATTCATAATTATATATGGTTTATTAGGATATACTTGGGGAGATTCTATTTTTTCTAATTTCCATCTAAACGGATATCCCGGGGAACTTGCTAGCGGAGGATCCGCCATTTTACTAAACTTTTTAATTTATTTCGAAGTTTTTGGTGGATCATGGACTATTCTGTATAGATTTTTAAAACATAAGGGGTTATTATGA
- a CDS encoding cation:proton antiporter subunit C produces the protein MNIFYILTLSVILIGLFGIIVKKDLILIFINLGVFQEGIVLFFVLLAYDENSPIIITHLQGYADPLIHSFLLTVIVIGFANLALMLVFAMILSSKFKTLEVDEIEKKVKKQ, from the coding sequence ATGAATATTTTCTATATTCTCACCTTATCAGTAATACTTATTGGTTTATTTGGAATTATTGTAAAAAAAGATCTTATCTTAATATTTATTAACCTTGGAGTTTTCCAAGAAGGAATTGTTCTCTTCTTTGTTCTTTTGGCTTACGATGAAAATTCACCTATTATCATCACACATTTACAAGGTTACGCTGACCCCCTCATACATTCTTTTCTACTTACCGTTATAGTAATTGGATTTGCAAATTTGGCTCTAATGTTAGTTTTTGCAATGATTTTATCTTCCAAATTCAAGACCCTTGAAGTTGATGAAATTGAAAAGAAAGTCAAGAAACAATAA
- a CDS encoding complex I subunit 5 family protein: MILLVSLIPISFGILTYFFKKKTSLLVTISYILTFLFLTILQEGSFVVGNYSALKGIEFTFNFTIKFLLILFNLFSLITFFRIYKNYDHIFFTLWLLLTGSINGFFMSRDFFNIYVHLELASILTFLLLSYDKNEIRIWAALKYMMMSLVSLNFYLIGVGILYSNSGTLNLNYNLSNGINTFAFSFILTGLLTKGGLFFLSGWLPDAHTEAVKGISPILSGMIVKLPLFIIFLLTPSLPIELKNFLYYFAGITAICASIFTLLQNDIKKFMAYSTMTQMSYGLMVILLQPSLFPYFIVFHLFTKGFLFMIAEDIYEKNGTKNLKELQGSQISLDTFFLLLFLLMNLGGLFPFSLYILKDNLSLPYFLEVNIFIFGMYFYKLLNTFNVNKKKFEYQYWYMFIFVILNVVYITYYFKITPFDLPILKILTEYLLFAAGILSFLFLRKKVSLPSIEIYSFENSFIYQISFLLFALLMEM, from the coding sequence ATGATTCTACTTGTATCCTTAATACCCATATCTTTTGGCATACTGACCTATTTTTTTAAAAAGAAAACATCTCTATTGGTAACAATCTCATATATACTCACTTTCTTGTTTCTTACTATTTTGCAAGAAGGCTCATTTGTAGTAGGGAATTATTCCGCACTTAAAGGTATCGAATTCACCTTTAACTTTACTATTAAATTCTTACTAATTTTATTCAATCTTTTCTCTTTAATAACCTTTTTTAGAATCTACAAAAATTATGATCATATATTTTTCACACTTTGGCTTCTATTGACAGGAAGTATAAATGGTTTCTTTATGAGTAGAGATTTTTTCAACATATACGTTCATTTAGAGCTTGCTTCTATATTAACCTTTCTTTTATTATCATACGATAAGAATGAAATAAGAATATGGGCAGCTTTGAAGTACATGATGATGAGCTTAGTATCCTTAAATTTCTATTTGATAGGGGTAGGGATTCTTTATTCAAACTCAGGCACTTTGAACCTCAATTACAACCTTTCAAATGGGATTAATACCTTTGCATTCAGTTTTATTCTTACAGGGTTGTTAACTAAAGGTGGACTATTTTTCCTTTCTGGTTGGTTACCCGATGCCCATACAGAGGCTGTAAAAGGAATCTCTCCTATATTGTCAGGTATGATCGTTAAACTTCCTTTATTTATAATTTTTTTACTCACACCCTCTTTGCCCATTGAACTTAAAAATTTTCTATACTATTTTGCAGGTATAACTGCTATTTGTGCCTCCATCTTTACACTGCTACAAAACGATATCAAAAAATTTATGGCTTATTCCACAATGACTCAGATGAGTTATGGGCTGATGGTTATTCTACTCCAACCTTCTCTTTTCCCATATTTTATAGTTTTTCACTTGTTCACCAAAGGATTCTTATTCATGATAGCCGAAGATATATACGAAAAAAACGGCACAAAAAATCTAAAAGAGCTACAAGGGTCACAAATATCCTTAGATACATTTTTTTTACTTTTGTTCTTGCTCATGAACCTGGGAGGATTGTTCCCCTTTAGCCTTTATATCCTCAAAGACAATTTATCTTTACCCTATTTTCTCGAGGTAAACATTTTCATCTTCGGGATGTACTTTTATAAATTATTAAACACTTTTAATGTAAATAAGAAAAAATTTGAATACCAATACTGGTATATGTTCATTTTCGTAATTTTAAATGTTGTATATATAACTTATTATTTCAAGATTACCCCTTTTGACTTACCTATCTTAAAAATTTTGACTGAATATTTACTGTTTGCTGCAGGTATTCTATCATTCTTATTTTTAAGAAAAAAGGTATCCTTGCCTTCAATAGAGATATACAGTTTTGAAAATAGTTTTATCTATCAAATATCATTTTTATTGTTTGCTTTGCTAATGGAAATGTAG
- a CDS encoding NAD(P)/FAD-dependent oxidoreductase, with product MKKIAIIGFGAASIGFLKGLQEEQKIDNYKIDIYEKGENLEGAGFGGLKYDGKLFISKEMGGDLVIPLNIQKKVVEYYLTKSGLAKLDEDKKLELSNKLEKGDSFENEELYKKFYDADFEPVRSHFFHLGTELLIETVKNIFEEFSKFNNINFIFGEEVIKVIPGPEVAVVTSSGSEKTYDKVVVAVGRRGHKLVSDMVKDHPDLVLSNDKVDLGVRFELPNHIVDDLNKEMYEFKIRLKTKTGYIVRTFCNNPGGEVTLESYDDFLTVNGHANTTKKTANTNFAILVTHSFTQPFNDPVGYGSYIAKLSNILAGGDKVILQCYEDFKASKRTKKLGRVEPTLDPKNFILGDLNLALPRRTIESIIDFLERLETVVKGVTYPDNLLYGAEVKFYANKINNDFFGNVKIIGDCSGWTRSITYATSHGYLIAKEF from the coding sequence ATGAAAAAGATAGCTATCATAGGTTTCGGCGCAGCTTCTATAGGTTTCTTAAAAGGGCTACAAGAAGAGCAAAAGATTGATAACTACAAGATAGATATTTATGAAAAAGGTGAGAATTTAGAAGGTGCAGGATTCGGTGGTTTGAAATACGATGGAAAATTATTTATTTCAAAAGAAATGGGGGGAGATTTAGTTATCCCGTTGAATATTCAAAAGAAAGTAGTAGAATATTATCTCACAAAATCTGGATTAGCAAAGCTGGATGAGGATAAAAAATTAGAGCTTTCCAATAAATTAGAAAAAGGCGATTCTTTTGAAAACGAAGAGCTATATAAAAAGTTCTACGATGCGGATTTTGAACCCGTAAGATCTCACTTTTTTCATCTGGGTACAGAACTACTAATAGAAACCGTAAAAAACATTTTCGAAGAATTCTCAAAATTCAATAACATAAATTTTATATTTGGTGAGGAAGTTATCAAAGTTATTCCTGGCCCAGAGGTTGCCGTAGTAACAAGTAGTGGAAGTGAAAAAACCTATGACAAGGTTGTTGTTGCCGTTGGGAGAAGAGGTCATAAATTAGTATCGGATATGGTCAAAGATCATCCGGATTTAGTCTTATCAAATGACAAGGTTGATCTTGGTGTCAGATTTGAACTTCCTAATCATATAGTGGACGACTTAAACAAAGAGATGTACGAATTCAAAATTAGATTAAAAACTAAAACAGGGTATATTGTGAGAACTTTTTGCAACAATCCTGGTGGAGAGGTTACTTTGGAAAGTTACGACGACTTTTTAACGGTTAATGGTCATGCAAATACTACTAAAAAGACTGCCAACACTAATTTTGCAATCTTGGTTACTCATTCGTTCACTCAGCCTTTCAACGACCCTGTAGGTTACGGTTCTTATATCGCAAAGCTTTCCAATATCCTTGCTGGTGGAGACAAGGTTATACTTCAATGCTATGAAGATTTTAAAGCTTCAAAAAGGACAAAAAAATTAGGGCGAGTTGAACCTACGTTAGATCCCAAAAACTTCATTTTGGGAGATTTGAATCTGGCTCTTCCCAGACGTACTATAGAATCAATAATCGATTTTTTGGAACGATTAGAAACAGTTGTAAAAGGCGTTACTTACCCAGATAATCTCTTATATGGAGCAGAAGTTAAATTTTATGCAAATAAGATAAACAACGATTTCTTTGGAAATGTAAAAATAATTGGAGACTGTAGCGGATGGACTCGGTCGATAACCTATGCTACAAGTCATGGATACCTAATCGCAAAGGAGTTTTAA
- a CDS encoding peptidylprolyl isomerase: MNNWFKKHERLITIIVIAGFLAGIVWWSVATYVSSRNPVINSQSGNTLRKEDSVLVITKDGEDLDYPYWIMKSEVDNITQQQAQIYQQYYGQQLDPVFDYLSLDNQVVDLLFDEKIVRYYAEQSDLLPSNEEVNNQINTQVDQYITQYKFDETNWNNMLQYYGSEQNIRNILISGLQQTVETDLINNAVKDAVASVSREDALAYIEQNFESIKNDYEEVRVQHILLSDEATANSIKEMIATGEITFEDAASLYSLDTSNATNSGEIGWIKHGNYEQSFEDAVFNGQVGEIIGPVQTSEGFHLIRVLDKKIFEKPEDIFLYVDVYAEVESTVQGQKYDNWLSNYKESENFGRNYYDAKLMYMYELTKAGTDVERLEELAKELEGIVFEGTEISMEVDSDYLAVYTMVVTQLLGLYSDRTTSINQYLSLSEFVDPDIVSLGLDAINIRLEELNAQSYTDESTSLLAEISKYQDAQSYLSSKEALENFGVNTTEDASVVRSELQTKSQDYTEKLKKVLADLYAQYPSSNSVVQLYYQLNPQDPKVKVSYSKLQLDQLKQYSYYLGSQYLFTLFQQQITEILVNVQTVVDSTQAATDTKLEALDVGLDLTDLLGLKEIKLSYLETIKEIDPNYYTNIDSMIESLQREIQEANNTSDTSTDTSQIATQSNIQ; encoded by the coding sequence ATGAATAATTGGTTTAAAAAACACGAAAGGCTGATCACTATAATAGTTATAGCAGGATTTTTGGCAGGTATAGTTTGGTGGTCCGTGGCAACTTATGTTTCATCTCGAAACCCTGTGATTAATTCACAAAGTGGAAATACACTGAGAAAAGAAGACTCTGTTTTGGTGATCACTAAAGACGGCGAAGATTTGGATTACCCATATTGGATAATGAAGAGTGAAGTAGATAACATAACTCAGCAGCAAGCACAGATCTATCAACAGTATTACGGTCAACAGTTGGATCCTGTTTTTGATTATTTATCACTTGATAATCAGGTGGTAGATCTACTCTTTGACGAAAAAATTGTACGATATTACGCCGAGCAAAGCGACCTTTTACCCTCCAATGAGGAAGTGAATAATCAGATAAATACACAAGTTGATCAATATATAACTCAATACAAATTTGATGAAACAAATTGGAATAATATGCTTCAGTACTACGGTAGTGAACAAAATATACGAAACATATTAATTTCGGGTTTACAACAAACAGTGGAGACAGATTTAATAAATAATGCGGTTAAAGACGCAGTCGCTTCAGTTTCCAGGGAAGATGCTCTAGCCTATATAGAACAAAACTTTGAAAGTATAAAGAATGATTATGAAGAAGTTAGAGTACAGCATATACTACTTTCAGATGAAGCAACCGCCAATAGCATCAAGGAAATGATTGCAACAGGTGAGATAACTTTTGAAGATGCTGCTTCCTTGTATTCATTGGATACTTCTAATGCTACTAATTCTGGAGAAATTGGATGGATAAAACATGGGAATTATGAACAAAGTTTTGAAGATGCAGTTTTTAATGGACAAGTTGGTGAAATTATTGGGCCTGTACAAACTTCTGAAGGCTTCCATTTGATAAGAGTGCTTGATAAGAAAATATTTGAAAAGCCTGAAGATATATTTTTGTACGTTGATGTATATGCTGAAGTAGAAAGTACAGTTCAAGGTCAAAAGTATGATAATTGGTTGTCTAATTACAAAGAAAGTGAGAACTTTGGAAGGAATTATTACGATGCAAAATTGATGTATATGTACGAATTAACGAAGGCGGGTACAGATGTAGAAAGATTAGAAGAATTAGCGAAAGAACTAGAAGGTATTGTGTTCGAGGGTACTGAAATTTCAATGGAAGTTGATTCTGATTATTTGGCTGTATATACGATGGTTGTAACCCAATTATTGGGTTTATACAGTGATAGAACTACTTCTATAAATCAATATCTTAGCTTATCTGAATTTGTTGATCCAGATATTGTTTCGCTGGGTTTGGATGCCATAAATATTAGGCTCGAAGAATTGAACGCTCAATCATATACGGACGAAAGTACCTCATTATTAGCCGAGATATCGAAATATCAGGATGCTCAAAGTTATCTGAGTTCCAAAGAAGCCCTTGAGAATTTTGGAGTAAATACTACAGAAGATGCAAGTGTTGTTAGATCAGAATTACAAACTAAATCACAAGATTACACTGAAAAGTTAAAAAAGGTTTTAGCAGATCTATATGCACAGTACCCTTCTTCTAACTCAGTAGTTCAACTTTATTATCAGTTGAACCCCCAAGATCCAAAAGTAAAGGTTAGCTATTCGAAGTTACAGTTGGATCAGTTGAAACAATATTCCTATTATTTAGGATCTCAATATTTATTTACTCTATTTCAACAACAAATCACTGAGATTTTGGTGAATGTTCAAACAGTTGTTGATTCTACGCAAGCAGCAACCGATACTAAATTAGAAGCATTAGATGTTGGACTAGATTTAACTGATTTGTTAGGGCTAAAGGAAATTAAATTGTCTTATTTGGAAACAATAAAAGAGATCGATCCAAACTATTATACTAATATTGATAGTATGATAGAAAGTTTGCAAAGAGAAATACAAGAAGCAAACAATACTTCTGATACTTCTACAGACACATCTCAAATTGCAACTCAGTCGAATATTCAATAA